A region from the Gammaproteobacteria bacterium genome encodes:
- a CDS encoding EAL domain-containing protein, which translates to MEATRVGMILDQSFNEIYIFDASTLRFTYANAGACLNLQYSLKELKRLTVADVKPEYTLREYATLLEPLRSGRKKVVVLETLHQRKDGTRYPVEVRIQLCPTEQGPSFICIMNDIAERREIEEALIREKQLADVILEAIGDAVIAVDTCGEVIFLNRMAARLTGWAKTDAKGLPLMTVCNIVDEVTGKAVEIPLAEVSATRDKASLPDNLVLMSLVGAQYAIDAAVAHIPARGGAKGGALVIFRDVTGTRTLVRDLVHQAGHDALTSLLNRQEFERKARHLLTSAKATGEQHALLFIDLDHFKLVNDRCGHVAGDEFLRQISSLLLSKMSKRDTIARLGGDEFGALLERCSPAKAKAFAESLVKAVADYRFRSPRGLLSVGASIGLVPVSAQSRGLKNLLCAADAACYLAKEKGGDRVQLFQRDDVDVLSRKRAMDWVSDVHSAMDENRFCLFYQRIVPLHAAHHIGGERFEVLLRMRDTDGGIISPLDFILAAERYSAITAIDCWVIKTVFERLREQYMATDDHGAPLPLWSINVSGVSIGDMRFLDFIMEQFERFAISPESICFELTETAAVTNLAQAVRFVSAVKDKGCAFALDDFGSGLSSFNYLKGLAVDVLKIDGAFIKGMADDPVDYAVVESICRIAKVMGATTVAEYVWNDHLLNMVREVGVQYVQGTAIHVAEPLLPIKGAVFPAIRRKGRPAGADEINLRWEA; encoded by the coding sequence GTGGAGGCGACGCGCGTAGGAATGATCCTGGATCAGTCCTTCAACGAAATCTATATTTTCGATGCAAGCACTTTGCGGTTCACTTACGCCAACGCCGGCGCATGCCTCAACTTGCAGTATTCGCTGAAGGAGCTTAAACGGCTCACTGTGGCGGACGTCAAACCCGAATACACGCTGCGGGAGTACGCCACCCTGCTTGAGCCGTTGCGGTCCGGACGTAAAAAGGTGGTGGTTCTGGAAACCCTCCATCAGCGCAAGGACGGCACCCGCTACCCGGTGGAGGTGCGCATACAGCTTTGCCCCACGGAACAGGGTCCATCGTTCATCTGCATCATGAACGATATCGCCGAGCGCAGAGAAATCGAGGAAGCGCTTATCCGTGAGAAGCAACTGGCCGATGTCATCCTGGAAGCGATTGGTGATGCGGTTATCGCGGTTGATACGTGCGGCGAGGTCATCTTTCTCAACCGCATGGCGGCGCGGCTTACCGGCTGGGCCAAAACAGACGCGAAAGGGCTACCGCTCATGACCGTATGCAATATCGTCGATGAAGTGACTGGCAAAGCCGTGGAAATACCGCTGGCTGAAGTTTCGGCAACCCGCGATAAGGCGAGCCTGCCTGATAATTTGGTGTTGATGTCCTTGGTCGGCGCGCAATACGCGATCGATGCAGCGGTCGCACACATCCCCGCTAGAGGCGGTGCAAAGGGTGGCGCGCTGGTGATTTTTCGTGATGTTACGGGGACACGGACACTGGTTCGCGATCTTGTGCATCAGGCCGGCCACGACGCGCTCACCAGTCTGTTGAATCGGCAAGAGTTCGAACGCAAGGCCCGGCACCTGTTGACCAGCGCCAAGGCGACCGGTGAGCAGCACGCACTGTTATTTATCGACCTCGATCACTTCAAGCTTGTGAACGATCGTTGCGGCCACGTGGCTGGCGACGAGTTTTTGCGCCAGATCTCCAGCCTGTTACTGAGCAAGATGAGCAAGCGCGATACCATCGCACGGCTGGGTGGGGACGAGTTTGGCGCGCTATTGGAGCGGTGTTCACCTGCAAAGGCAAAAGCATTCGCCGAGTCGTTGGTAAAAGCAGTCGCGGACTATCGTTTCCGCTCGCCGCGCGGGTTGCTCAGCGTGGGTGCCAGCATCGGTCTGGTGCCGGTCTCGGCGCAAAGCCGTGGGCTTAAGAACCTGCTGTGCGCCGCGGATGCCGCGTGCTATCTGGCCAAGGAAAAGGGTGGCGATCGCGTACAGCTTTTCCAACGCGACGATGTTGACGTGCTGAGCCGCAAGCGCGCGATGGACTGGGTCTCCGACGTTCACAGCGCCATGGATGAGAATCGTTTTTGCCTGTTTTACCAGCGGATAGTGCCACTCCACGCCGCTCACCATATCGGCGGCGAACGCTTTGAAGTGCTGCTGCGTATGCGCGACACGGACGGCGGGATCATAAGCCCGCTGGATTTTATTCTGGCGGCCGAACGCTATAGCGCGATCACGGCCATCGATTGCTGGGTCATCAAAACCGTGTTCGAGCGCTTGCGCGAACAGTACATGGCCACAGACGATCATGGCGCACCGCTACCATTGTGGTCCATCAATGTTTCCGGTGTCAGCATCGGCGACATGCGCTTTCTGGACTTCATCATGGAGCAGTTCGAGCGTTTTGCGATATCGCCGGAGAGCATCTGTTTCGAACTGACGGAAACCGCCGCGGTCACCAATCTGGCCCAGGCCGTGCGCTTTGTAAGTGCCGTCAAGGACAAGGGTTGCGCGTTCGCGCTGGATGATTTCGGCAGCGGTCTTTCCTCCTTCAATTATCTCAAAGGCCTGGCGGTGGACGTGCTCAAGATCGATGGCGCGTTTATCAAGGGCATGGCGGACGATCCGGTGGATTACGCCGTGGTGGAGTCCATTTGCCGCATCGCGAAGGTGATGGGCGCGACCACCGTCGCCGAGTATGTCTGGAATGACCACTTGCTCAATATGGTGCGGGAGGTCGGGGTTCAATACGTGCAAGGTACGGCCATCCACGTGGCGGAGCCGCTGCTGCCGATAAAGGGTGCCGTCTTCCCGGCCATACGACGCAAGGGGCGACCCGCGGGGGCGGATGAAATCAACCTCAGATGGGAGGCGTAA